The proteins below are encoded in one region of Sideroxydans lithotrophicus ES-1:
- the feoB gene encoding ferrous iron transport protein B — translation MKRIALLGMPNTGKSTLFNRMTGGAARVGNWPGITVELLSGKILLGSDMVEIIDLPGIYDLHGFSDDEQVVRHFLHDNVPDLALVILNATQIERQMSLLLQLKQLDMNIVVLLNMADEAKKYGISIDNRKMAEMLNMPIFMLSGKYGTGYQEALQAITKALRYPTPGMAEDLRSQLEKDQHIESEMARVLQHAVQVPAQLPENLTDKLDRVMLHPWFGLPVFFGIMYLLFQGIFLLGQPLQAGVGDALGWLRTVALNPVLAPLPGWLSGLLLDGIYNGVATVAAFVPIIILFFLFMAMVEDSGYLSRAAFLMDALMAKMGLDGRGFVMLLMGFGCNVPALMGTRVMRSRKLRLLTMLVIPFSLCSARLQVFVFITAALFSPKAAPVVLFSLYLFSFAAAILTALLFKRSFQNNEPFVLELPPYRFPTVRQMLLRGWLEVKHFLRRATQFIIAGVVLVWLLTHLPTSAAPASADTLAGMIGSVLHPIFAPIGINDQLTIALIFGFVAKEIVIGSLSVIYGLSGDALGGTLAHQLDWVQAYSFMLFTLIYVPCLSAVATLRSESKDMRYTLFALAWSLLLAWTVSFIFYQGARALGY, via the coding sequence GTGAAACGAATCGCCCTCCTGGGAATGCCCAACACGGGCAAATCCACCCTGTTCAACCGGATGACCGGCGGCGCGGCGCGCGTCGGCAATTGGCCAGGCATCACCGTGGAACTGCTGAGCGGCAAGATATTGCTGGGCAGCGACATGGTGGAGATCATCGACTTGCCCGGCATCTACGACCTGCACGGTTTTTCCGATGACGAGCAAGTGGTCCGGCACTTCCTGCATGACAACGTTCCGGATCTGGCGCTGGTCATCCTCAATGCCACGCAGATCGAACGCCAGATGAGCCTGTTGCTGCAACTCAAGCAACTCGACATGAACATCGTGGTGCTGCTCAACATGGCGGATGAAGCGAAGAAATACGGCATCAGCATCGACAACAGGAAGATGGCGGAAATGCTGAACATGCCGATCTTCATGCTCAGCGGCAAATACGGCACCGGCTACCAGGAAGCGCTGCAGGCCATCACCAAGGCGCTGCGCTACCCCACGCCCGGCATGGCTGAAGATCTGCGCAGCCAACTGGAAAAGGACCAGCATATCGAGTCCGAGATGGCGCGCGTGCTGCAGCATGCCGTGCAAGTCCCGGCACAGCTGCCGGAGAATCTCACCGACAAGCTCGACCGGGTGATGCTGCATCCGTGGTTCGGCCTGCCAGTGTTCTTCGGCATCATGTACCTGCTGTTCCAGGGCATCTTCCTGCTCGGCCAGCCGTTGCAAGCGGGGGTGGGCGATGCACTTGGCTGGTTGCGCACGGTCGCGCTCAACCCGGTACTGGCGCCTTTACCGGGCTGGTTATCGGGCTTGTTGCTGGACGGCATCTACAACGGTGTTGCGACGGTCGCCGCTTTCGTCCCCATCATCATCCTGTTCTTCCTGTTCATGGCGATGGTGGAAGATAGCGGCTATCTTTCGCGGGCCGCTTTCCTGATGGATGCACTGATGGCGAAGATGGGCCTGGACGGACGCGGATTCGTCATGCTGCTGATGGGTTTCGGCTGCAACGTGCCGGCGTTGATGGGCACGCGGGTGATGCGTTCGCGCAAGCTGAGGTTGCTCACCATGCTGGTGATCCCGTTCTCGTTATGCTCGGCGCGCCTGCAGGTGTTCGTCTTCATCACCGCCGCACTGTTCTCGCCCAAAGCAGCGCCGGTTGTCCTGTTCAGCCTTTACCTGTTCAGTTTTGCCGCGGCCATACTCACTGCGTTGCTGTTCAAAAGAAGCTTCCAGAACAACGAGCCCTTCGTGCTCGAACTGCCGCCCTATCGCTTCCCTACGGTACGCCAGATGTTGCTGCGCGGCTGGCTGGAAGTGAAACATTTCCTGCGTCGTGCCACACAATTCATCATCGCGGGCGTGGTGCTGGTGTGGCTGCTAACCCATCTGCCGACATCCGCAGCTCCCGCCAGCGCCGACACCCTGGCCGGCATGATAGGCAGCGTGCTGCATCCGATCTTCGCCCCCATCGGCATCAACGACCAGCTCACTATCGCCCTGATCTTCGGCTTCGTCGCGAAAGAGATCGTGATCGGCTCCTTGTCGGTGATCTATGGCCTGAGCGGCGATGCACTGGGCGGCACGCTGGCACACCAGCTTGATTGGGTACAGGCCTACAGTTTCATGCTGTTCACGCTGATCTATGTTCCCTGTCTCTCTGCAGTTGCCACCTTGCGCAGCGAATCGAAGGACATGCGCTATACCTTGTTCGCACTCGCATGGTCCTTGCTGCTGGCTTGGACCGTCAGTTTCATCTTCTATCAGGGAGCGCGCGCGCTGGGATATTGA
- a CDS encoding YfaZ family outer membrane protein codes for MLRKILAISLMSVATFATADTLDIGLSNTTAQFKYGVPSTLAGKSEMYAEFMYNDKNSIIGGVGLLVANDELQVPGLTIGIGAKAVAATIKELPVRKNVSAVALGAQVRYELPADRRVAFAGEFYYGPEIIAFGDAKQYQQYGARAEFSISPQMQVYAGYRKTQFTVKTTNTDVALINGPHIGVQFSF; via the coding sequence ATGCTGCGCAAAATCCTGGCAATCTCTTTGATGTCCGTTGCTACATTCGCCACGGCGGATACCCTGGATATCGGTCTGAGCAACACGACCGCCCAATTCAAATATGGCGTTCCCAGCACGCTGGCTGGCAAGTCCGAGATGTATGCGGAGTTCATGTACAACGACAAGAACAGCATCATCGGTGGCGTGGGCCTGCTGGTGGCAAACGATGAACTTCAGGTCCCGGGCCTGACCATCGGTATCGGCGCCAAAGCAGTCGCTGCCACGATCAAGGAATTGCCTGTCAGGAAGAACGTATCGGCTGTCGCGCTGGGCGCCCAGGTCAGATATGAGTTGCCGGCGGATCGACGCGTGGCTTTTGCGGGCGAGTTCTATTACGGACCGGAGATCATCGCTTTCGGCGATGCCAAGCAGTATCAGCAGTACGGTGCGCGTGCCGAGTTCTCGATCTCTCCGCAGATGCAGGTCTATGCCGGCTATCGCAAGACGCAATTCACTGTAAAGACCACGAATACCGATGTGGCGCTGATCAACGGTCCGCACATCGGTGTGCAGTTCTCGTTCTGA
- a CDS encoding Bax inhibitor-1/YccA family protein — protein sequence MQYEPVSVTQTTALGIEQNKVLRNTYMMLALTMIPTIIGAFVGTSINFSFMAGHPIMSSLLMFGAMMGLMFAVTALRNSVWGIAALLGFTFVAGVFLGPILQVALHLKNGAQLIGLAAGGTSIIFFSLATIATTTKKDFSFMGKFLFIGLVLLIVASLANMFFQIPALSLTISAIAVMIFSAYILFDVSRIVQGGETNYVMATLSLYLDIYNLFVNLLNLLMAFSGERD from the coding sequence ATGCAATACGAACCCGTTTCAGTAACACAAACCACCGCGCTTGGCATCGAGCAGAACAAGGTCCTGCGCAACACCTACATGATGCTCGCGCTGACCATGATCCCGACGATCATCGGCGCGTTCGTCGGCACCTCGATCAACTTCTCGTTCATGGCGGGCCATCCCATCATGTCGTCACTGTTGATGTTCGGCGCGATGATGGGCCTGATGTTTGCCGTGACAGCCCTGCGCAATAGCGTGTGGGGCATCGCCGCCCTGCTCGGTTTCACTTTCGTGGCTGGCGTGTTCCTCGGCCCGATCCTGCAAGTCGCCTTGCATCTGAAGAACGGCGCACAGCTTATCGGCCTGGCTGCAGGCGGAACCAGCATCATCTTCTTCTCGCTGGCGACCATTGCCACTACCACGAAGAAGGATTTCAGCTTCATGGGCAAGTTCCTGTTCATCGGACTGGTCCTGCTGATCGTCGCTTCGCTGGCCAACATGTTCTTCCAGATCCCGGCGCTGTCGCTGACCATCTCCGCCATCGCCGTGATGATCTTCTCGGCCTACATCCTGTTCGACGTGAGCCGGATCGTGCAGGGCGGCGAAACCAACTATGTGATGGCGACACTGTCCCTGTATCTGGACATCTACAACCTGTTCGTCAACCTGCTGAACCTGCTGATGGCATTCAGCGGCGAACGCGATTAA
- a CDS encoding HopJ type III effector protein — translation MELNAFLLQLNDKPDSVTFNHTITVIDSLYDFTPTSFRNGALLNEAGQNNGSCKLFSFARLHGLSQQQTLNCFGAYYRDDVLRHPDGSDHQNIRNFIKAGWAGIEFSGNALTPKKP, via the coding sequence ATGGAATTGAATGCATTTTTGCTGCAATTGAACGATAAGCCCGATAGCGTTACGTTCAACCACACGATAACTGTGATCGACTCGCTGTACGACTTCACCCCGACATCGTTCAGGAACGGTGCACTTCTCAATGAGGCCGGCCAGAACAACGGCTCGTGCAAGCTGTTCTCCTTTGCCCGCCTGCACGGTTTGTCGCAACAACAGACCTTGAATTGCTTTGGCGCCTACTACCGGGACGACGTGCTCAGGCACCCGGACGGCAGCGATCACCAGAATATCCGCAATTTCATCAAGGCCGGCTGGGCCGGCATCGAGTTCAGCGGCAACGCATTGACACCGAAGAAGCCGTAA
- a CDS encoding rhodanese-like domain-containing protein, with protein MERYDDLVAEALTRVKEIMPWDLSRALAAGSKPVLLDVREPAEFDLLRIPGSINVPRGVLEQSCEWDYDETVPELAAARDQEIVVICRSGKRSVLAADMLQRMGFAKVVSLKTGVRGWSDYEQPLTNAKGEELDADAGDELLAPRVKPEQRKPK; from the coding sequence ATGGAACGTTATGACGACCTGGTTGCCGAGGCACTCACGCGCGTGAAGGAGATCATGCCGTGGGACCTGAGCCGGGCACTGGCGGCAGGCAGCAAACCTGTCCTGCTGGATGTGCGCGAACCGGCGGAGTTCGATCTGCTGCGCATACCCGGATCGATCAACGTGCCGCGCGGAGTGCTGGAGCAATCCTGCGAATGGGACTATGACGAAACTGTTCCCGAATTGGCTGCTGCACGCGATCAGGAGATCGTTGTGATCTGCCGTTCCGGTAAGCGCTCGGTGCTGGCAGCAGATATGTTGCAGCGGATGGGATTCGCCAAAGTGGTCTCGCTCAAGACCGGCGTGCGCGGCTGGAGCGACTACGAGCAGCCGCTGACGAATGCGAAAGGCGAAGAGCTGGATGCGGACGCCGGCGATGAACTGCTGGCGCCGCGCGTGAAGCCTGAACAGCGCAAGCCAAAATAA
- the rlmD gene encoding 23S rRNA (uracil(1939)-C(5))-methyltransferase RlmD codes for MNSVMIESLDHEGRGIAHADGKVIFIEGALTGERVTYSSYRKKNNYEQAKVDLILKQSFMRVQPKCPVFGVCGGCSMQHLDPRAQVAVKQRVLEDNLQRIGKVKPEVVLPPIYGQPWGYRQRARLSVRHVLKKEKTLVGFREQNGKYVADMQHCEILTPKIASLLPLLGELNEKFTARDIIPQIEVAVGEFVDVLVLRILAALSPSDEALIREFADKHQVQFWTQTKGPETVAPFYPLDAPSLSYSLPEFGITMPFAPTEFTQVNSDMNRLMVSRAMRLLAPQAGERIADFFCGLGNFTLPIARSGAQVLGIEGSDALVRRARQNAEYNGLSGNTTFQMMNLFEMDEATLARAGRFDKWLVDPPRDGAIELMKSISEATAPRRIVYVSCSPSTLSRDAEVLVHAKGYSLKAAGVMNMFPQTSHVESIAVFDL; via the coding sequence ATGAATTCCGTAATGATTGAATCTCTCGACCACGAAGGTCGCGGCATCGCGCATGCCGATGGGAAGGTGATCTTCATCGAAGGTGCGCTGACCGGCGAACGCGTGACCTATTCCTCGTATCGCAAAAAAAACAACTACGAACAGGCAAAGGTCGATCTGATACTGAAGCAGTCGTTCATGCGTGTGCAGCCGAAATGTCCGGTCTTCGGTGTGTGCGGCGGCTGTTCCATGCAGCATCTGGACCCGCGTGCGCAAGTGGCCGTCAAGCAGCGCGTGCTGGAAGACAATCTGCAGCGCATCGGCAAGGTCAAGCCCGAAGTCGTGCTGCCGCCTATCTATGGCCAGCCGTGGGGCTATCGCCAGCGCGCGCGGCTTTCGGTGCGGCATGTGCTGAAGAAAGAGAAAACGCTGGTCGGTTTCCGCGAACAGAACGGCAAGTATGTGGCGGATATGCAGCACTGCGAGATACTGACGCCCAAGATCGCCAGCCTGTTGCCGTTGCTGGGCGAGCTGAACGAGAAATTCACGGCTCGCGACATCATTCCGCAGATCGAGGTGGCGGTCGGCGAGTTCGTCGATGTGCTGGTGCTGCGCATCCTTGCTGCGCTCTCACCCTCGGATGAGGCGTTGATCAGGGAATTTGCCGACAAGCATCAGGTGCAGTTCTGGACCCAGACCAAGGGGCCGGAGACGGTTGCTCCGTTCTATCCGCTGGATGCACCGTCCTTGAGCTATAGCCTGCCCGAATTTGGCATCACCATGCCGTTTGCGCCGACCGAATTTACCCAGGTGAACAGCGACATGAACCGCCTGATGGTCAGCCGCGCCATGCGCCTGCTCGCTCCTCAAGCCGGCGAACGCATCGCAGATTTCTTTTGCGGCCTGGGCAATTTCACGCTGCCGATAGCGCGCAGCGGAGCGCAGGTGCTGGGTATCGAGGGCAGCGATGCATTGGTGCGGCGCGCCAGGCAGAACGCCGAATACAACGGACTATCCGGCAACACGACGTTCCAGATGATGAACCTGTTCGAGATGGATGAGGCGACTCTGGCGCGAGCCGGAAGATTCGACAAATGGCTGGTCGATCCGCCGCGCGACGGCGCGATCGAGCTGATGAAATCCATCAGTGAAGCGACTGCGCCACGCCGGATCGTCTATGTCTCCTGCAGCCCTTCCACGCTGTCACGCGATGCCGAAGTGCTGGTGCATGCAAAAGGCTACAGCTTGAAAGCCGCGGGAGTGATGAACATGTTCCCGCAGACCTCGCATGTGGAATCGATTGCGGTCTTTGATCTGTAA
- a CDS encoding 3'-5' exonuclease: MNPTLVFDIETIPDIAGLRALYELDSAVADAEVAEMAFQMRRQKTGSDFLPHHLQRVVAISCVLREGDNFKVWTLGEMDEDEGSIIRRFFDGIEKYTPQIISWNGGGFDLPVLHYRGLIHGIQSPRYWDQGEDDKDFKWNNYISRYHSRHLDLMDLLAMYSGRANAPLDELAKLIGFPGKLGMDGSKVWEAFQQGKLAEIRNYCETDVVNTWLVFARFQLMRGQFTKARYEQELELVRSTLGKSDEVHWKEFLAQWPEKKSV, from the coding sequence ATGAATCCAACCTTAGTCTTCGACATCGAAACCATACCCGACATCGCCGGGCTGCGTGCTCTGTATGAACTCGACAGTGCCGTGGCCGATGCCGAAGTGGCGGAGATGGCGTTTCAGATGCGCCGCCAGAAGACGGGCAGCGATTTCCTGCCGCATCATCTGCAACGCGTGGTCGCCATCTCCTGCGTGCTGCGCGAAGGCGACAACTTCAAGGTGTGGACGCTGGGCGAAATGGATGAGGACGAAGGCAGCATCATCCGGCGTTTCTTCGACGGCATCGAAAAATACACGCCGCAGATCATTTCATGGAACGGCGGCGGTTTCGACCTGCCGGTGCTGCATTATCGCGGGCTGATCCATGGCATCCAGTCGCCACGCTATTGGGATCAGGGCGAGGACGACAAGGACTTCAAGTGGAACAACTACATCAGCCGCTACCATTCGCGCCATCTCGACCTGATGGACCTGCTGGCGATGTACAGCGGGCGCGCCAATGCGCCGCTGGACGAACTGGCGAAGTTGATCGGCTTCCCCGGTAAGCTGGGTATGGATGGCAGCAAAGTGTGGGAAGCCTTCCAGCAGGGGAAACTGGCAGAGATACGCAATTACTGCGAGACCGACGTGGTGAACACCTGGCTGGTGTTTGCGCGTTTCCAGTTGATGCGCGGCCAATTCACCAAGGCACGTTACGAGCAGGAGCTGGAGCTGGTGCGCAGCACGCTGGGCAAATCCGATGAAGTGCACTGGAAAGAATTCCTGGCACAGTGGCCTGAAAAGAAATCCGTATGA
- a CDS encoding LexA family protein has translation MSDSDPSARDAEYLAKLQDYYASWKSIPSYAALCDVFGIASKSWVKAILDRLEKAGFVERTPDGMWIPSRQFFARPLAEATVQAGMPVAVNETHGEYFVIDEMLVDKPSTTTMITVKGDSMIDAGIHEGDVAVVEKRHVANIGDIVVAIVDNEFTLKTLDKERGQYILRPANPAYPVIRPQGTLEIFGVLVGLIRKYR, from the coding sequence ATGTCCGATTCCGACCCCAGTGCCAGAGACGCGGAGTATCTGGCGAAGCTGCAGGATTACTATGCCTCGTGGAAGAGCATCCCTTCCTATGCCGCCTTGTGCGACGTGTTCGGCATCGCTTCCAAGTCCTGGGTCAAGGCGATCCTGGATCGTCTGGAGAAGGCCGGGTTCGTTGAACGCACGCCGGACGGGATGTGGATACCCAGCCGCCAGTTCTTTGCCCGGCCGCTGGCCGAGGCTACCGTGCAGGCCGGCATGCCGGTCGCGGTGAACGAGACGCACGGGGAGTATTTCGTCATCGACGAGATGCTGGTCGACAAGCCTTCCACCACCACAATGATCACGGTGAAGGGTGATTCCATGATCGACGCGGGTATCCATGAGGGCGATGTGGCGGTGGTGGAGAAGCGCCACGTCGCCAATATCGGCGATATTGTCGTGGCTATCGTGGACAACGAGTTCACCCTGAAGACGCTGGACAAGGAACGTGGCCAATATATTCTGCGTCCGGCCAATCCGGCTTATCCGGTCATACGGCCGCAAGGCACGCTGGAGATTTTCGGTGTGCTGGTGGGGTTGATCCGCAAATACCGTTGA
- a CDS encoding ATP-binding cassette domain-containing protein yields MFLTAQIMSFIVAPLFRTRLNEQFMLGARNQAFTTEYVSGLETVKSLQMEPQLNARYSDYLAEYLRTGFNVRQIGNTYNVISNGLEQMMTLLILIVGAYTVMNSSDFSIGMLIAFQMYASKVSQPMLRLVGLWQQFQQANMSVQRLGDIMNAPMEPYSVLPSRMREGKGQIDIEALSFRYAEDRPFLYQNFNLKVVPGKVVAIMGPSGSGKSTLTKLLQGFYQPASGTIKIDGNDIRYLSANELRHYFGVVPQETVLFSGTIYENEPHAVSFSAG; encoded by the coding sequence ATGTTTCTCACCGCCCAGATCATGAGCTTCATCGTCGCGCCTCTATTCAGAACACGCCTGAACGAACAGTTCATGCTGGGTGCGCGTAATCAGGCATTCACCACCGAATACGTGTCCGGCCTGGAAACCGTCAAGAGCCTGCAGATGGAACCGCAGCTCAATGCCCGCTACAGCGACTACCTCGCCGAATACCTGCGTACCGGTTTCAATGTCCGCCAGATCGGCAACACCTATAACGTCATTTCCAACGGCCTCGAACAAATGATGACCCTGCTCATCCTGATCGTAGGGGCCTATACCGTGATGAACAGCAGCGACTTCTCCATCGGCATGCTCATCGCCTTCCAGATGTACGCCAGCAAAGTCTCCCAACCCATGCTGCGGCTGGTGGGGCTGTGGCAGCAGTTCCAGCAGGCCAACATGTCTGTGCAGCGCCTGGGCGACATCATGAACGCCCCGATGGAACCGTATTCAGTCCTGCCCAGCCGCATGCGCGAAGGCAAGGGCCAGATCGACATCGAAGCCTTGAGCTTCCGCTATGCCGAAGATAGGCCTTTCCTGTACCAGAACTTCAACCTCAAGGTCGTCCCCGGCAAGGTCGTCGCCATCATGGGGCCATCGGGTTCCGGCAAGAGCACGCTCACCAAACTCCTGCAAGGCTTCTACCAGCCCGCCAGCGGCACCATCAAGATCGACGGCAACGATATTCGCTATCTGTCGGCCAACGAACTGCGCCACTACTTCGGCGTGGTGCCACAGGAAACGGTACTGTTCTCCGGCACCATCTACGAAAACGAGCCGCATGCGGTGAGTTTCAGTGCAGGCTAA
- a CDS encoding ATP-binding cassette domain-containing protein, translated as MPELQLPCHTTFDQIVQCCKMAEIHSAIEALAQGYQTEIGERGVGLSGGQKQRMAIARALIKQPKILVFDEATSSLDSNTAEHFAATINQLKGKVSMLFITHAMPKNLLVDEVVRIGQGTLSAVSDSNEPHQKEVEGGAHG; from the coding sequence ATGCCGGAACTACAACTACCTTGCCACACCACCTTCGACCAGATCGTGCAGTGCTGCAAGATGGCCGAGATACACAGCGCCATTGAAGCATTGGCACAAGGCTACCAGACCGAGATCGGGGAACGCGGTGTCGGACTCTCCGGCGGGCAGAAGCAACGCATGGCCATTGCGCGTGCACTTATCAAACAACCCAAGATACTCGTCTTCGATGAAGCCACCAGCAGCCTTGATTCCAACACGGCCGAACACTTCGCCGCCACCATCAACCAGCTCAAAGGCAAAGTCTCGATGCTGTTCATCACCCATGCCATGCCGAAGAACCTGCTGGTGGATGAAGTGGTGAGAATTGGGCAGGGGACGTTGAGTGCGGTGAGTGATTCCAATGAACCACATCAGAAGGAAGTTGAGGGTGGAGCACATGGGTAA